From a region of the Besnoitia besnoiti strain Bb-Ger1 chromosome I, whole genome shotgun sequence genome:
- a CDS encoding hypothetical protein (encoded by transcript BESB_009550): MRASTAHAAASFAAVWLQPHTELPFGNQFKDRSTARGVVGFLWISLARSQFMQQVAASAATPPTSEQQHPHVPTAGEASQHDSVTVQSSVLYRGSPSGAETAPRAKKRAAQMADEGGITSLQGTEKFLPGTHTPERRRDHAPDQVGNPHSLKKSGRDSQEHPCVPNVSEGDLPALMDNSSILHISGRERPPALLDHDTEMTHPAVASPSSTRGPSERHTWKKTPSPLYTIASRLPRWSTDPLFGRSLAARERYSSPVALRGHPSELVGIVDNISVPTARCSTPSVVTLTTATAGAARTHQESAAVLSHAEPTDSYAEQSRPRVHQTSPIVEPNLSTFQGGFHGNDDVRGGPPLSEESIRSAKATEHEARDSRAMSVKCFPEPHRTPETLGDGVKAGGSLAAAGASTLPFLLETATNKRYSTERASSLAMPSGVPPPLPMIDPQSPLLRTQLQSAGEAQKPTGSAEPWMPIGETSPVGRQPFHINAVNSEQSLQASSEPLLKSPLLTTGPGTSHPCQAGAACPSAPDLSRTVAPTTGFGNTRLAPSFSGEMNEAASPVSAFPFVPSPNKGTGDLSDTGGVSPARRERRTRASPYRDKRPAEAPAGPVSSRMKVSEGTGDSSVSHADNQRVPAPPSSGIATITPLHVLVPGGAGSETSLSSAGKQGVNLEKSRPSSAHSIKRTSLVEGVTADTPSSAQPSRQSGTPARASDLPSVVDPEITQPLDLSVRRPPERTDSSIRARQQNDHSEGWWDTLDELEVSRMVTAALAVEAQGTSEVNSIASRGATGAGDYSREPPVRAPASPEEPLSFLIEQAFRDAGWDDDMRPEDALAFVHRSAQALGSGMERSRPSSAAESTLPGGAILSANRTDNSGDQVKRIASHIAAGVGSCGGRIPSAHPFGTSGTSSQSRVLTEGLPATPGAATLVSSSSNCYIAQGAHSISPSMVTSSVERCARDGGVAVRRDAAVRCTTGSPSRVERTHPAGRVGESEVFTTKEGRPVSSRTNYGAAVMPSEGCQVVRRLKYHGSRSAQDETSDVFCRQPVDGCTQPAADSNARPLAVPQSATGIGGHTGSEGEESSASSRIRQSEAKLDVSRPASHGTPVLHRLASLPTHTTGAQDVAGDHITDRAALPRLSCSSPHGTEGARSSPAEGTTTTTLRRSARLARRLLLSPTPENFSRALRTNPSSSSRRKDRAIPLVPSSRVSPAGLPDAAPAASSNSPFRTLASPLSPHASPPSPKALRTAPSGRISQADLTTSSQHRISPAPVYGSTNTLPSPSRSTVRSSVLQDAANLQRTSREPFVFAAQSPPEGQRNTNPSSSSQDNVG; the protein is encoded by the exons ATGAGAGCTAGCACTGCTCACGCGGCGGCTTCGTTCGCAGCTGTAtggctgcagccgcacacagAGCTTCCTTTCGGCAACCAGTTTAAGGATAGGAGCACTGCCCGGGGCGTTGTCGGCTTTCTGTGGATCAGCCTCGCCCGATCACAGTTCATGCAACAAGTagccgcctcggcggccaCGCCGCCTACGAGCGAACAGCAGCATCCCCACGTCCCGACAGCCGGGGAAGCAAGCCAACATGACAGCGTGACTGTGCAATCGAGCGTCTTGTaccgcggctcgccgtcaGGTGCCGAGACAGCTCCGAGGGCCAAAAAGAGAGCTGCGCAGAtggcagacgaaggcgggaTTACAAGCCTCCAGGGTACCGAGAAGTTTCTGCCCGGCACTCACAcgccagagagaaggcgTGACCACGCGCCGGACCAGGTAGGAAATCCGCATTCACTAAAAAAGTCAGGAAGGGACTCGCAAGAGCACCCCTGTGTACCAAATGTATCGGAAGGAGATCTACCCGCCTTGATGGACAATTCCAGCATTCTTCACATCTCGGGGCGCGAACGCCCGCCGGCACTTCTGGACCACGACACCGAAATGACACATCCCGCCGTGGCAAGTCCATCATCGACGAGGGGACCTTCTGAGCGCCACACCTGGAAGAAGACTCCCTCGCCTCTATACACGATAGCGAGCCGCCTTCCCAGGTGGAGTACCGATCCACTTTTTGGTAGAAGCCtcgctgcgagagagagatatAGCTCACCGGTTGCTCTTCGAGGGCACCCATCTGAACTCGTGGGGATAGTCGACAACATATCTGTGCCAACTGCAAGATGCTCCACGCCGTCTGTCGTCACATTGACCACGGCAACCGCGGGTGCCGCACGCACTCATCAGGAAAGCGCAGCTGTGTTGTCACACGCAGAGCCGACAGATAGCTATGCAGAACAGAGCAGGCCTCGCGTTCATCAGACATCCCCAATTGTGGAACCGAACCTGTCCACATTCCAGGGGGGTTTCCATGGGAACGACGATGTACGCGGCGGCCCGCCATTATCCGAAGAATCGATTCGAAGTGCAAAGGCAACCGAGCACGAGGCACGAGACTCCCGCGCAATGAGCGTGAAATGTTTTCCGGAGCCACATCGTACACCTGAAACACTTG GCGACGGGGTGAAAGCCGGCGGATCTTtggccgccgcaggagctTCCACACTACCGTTCCTCCTGGAGACAGCCACGAATAAACGGTATTCTACCGAAAGGGCTAGTAGCCTCGCGATGCCTTCGGGTGTTCCCCCGCCGCTACCGATGATAGATCCCCAATCGCCATTACTGCGCACGCAGTTGCAGAGTGCTGGAGAAGCACAGAAGCCTACGGGATCTGCGGAGCCTTGGATGCCGATAGGTGAAACCTCCCCCGTGGGAAGACAACCGTTCCACATAAATGCAGTAAATTCAGAGCAATCACTTCAGGCTTCCAGCGAGCCACTACTGAAGTCTCCCCTGTTGACAACTGGACCAGGAACATCACATCCGTGTCAAGCTGGTGCTGCTTGTCCCAGCGCACCAGATCTCTCGCGGACTGTTGCACCTACTACTGGCTTTGGCAACACCAGGCTCGCGCCCAGCTTCTCAGGTGAGATGAATGAAGCTGCATCGCCTGTGTCTGCGTTTCCATTCGTGCCATCTCCCAACAAAGGCACCGGAGATCTCAGCGATACGGGCGGTGTTTCACCAGCACGACGGGAGAGGCGTACACGCGCCTCTCCGTATCGCGATAAGCGTCCTGCTGAGGCGCCAGCCGGCCCAGTGTCTAGCCGTATGAAGGTGTCTGAAGGTACAGGCGACTCGTCCGTAAGCCACGCTGATAATCAGAGAGTGCCGGCACCCCCCTCCTCTGGCATCGCCACCATCACGCCACTGCATGTACTCGTGCCTGGCGGGGCAGGATCCGAGACTTCCCTGTCCTCGGCTGGAAAGCAGGGCGTGAACCTGGAGAAGAGTCGACCCAGTAGCGCACACAGCATCAAACGCACATCACTCGTTGAAGGCGTGACTGCAGACACACCTAGTAGCGCCCAACCGTCGAGACAGTCCGGCACACCTGCTCGCGCGAGCGACCTTCCGAGCGTTGTCGACCCTGAAATAACACAGCCCCTCGATCTCTCTGTGCGGCGACCTCCAGAGAGGACCGACTCCTCCATACGCGCGCGTCAGCAGAACGATCATTCTGAGGGTTGGTGGGATACTCTGGACGAATTGGAGGTATCGCGCATGGTCacggccgcgctcgccgttgAGGCCCAAGGGACGTCTGAGGTTAACAGCATTGCGTCTCGAGGTGCCACGGGAGCCGGTGATTACTCAAGAGAACCGCCCGTGCGTGCGCCAGCATCGCCGGAGGAGCCGCTGAGTTTCCTTATCGAACAAGCGTTTCGGGACGCCGGATGGGATGACGATATGCGTCCAGAGGACGCGCTCGCGTTCGTGCATCGATCAGCTCAGGCATTAGGGTCTGGAATGGAGAGAAGCCGCCCGAGCTCTGCCGCTGAATCTACGCTCCCAGGCGGGGCTATTCTCAGTGCCAACCGTACGGACAACAGTGGTGACCAAGTGAAGAGAATCGCCAGTCATATCGCTGCTGGAGTGGGTTCTTGTGGGGGTAGGATCCCCAGTGCACATCCGTTTGGGACTTCGGGCACTAGTTCTCAGTCGCGCGTGTTGACGGAAGGCCTCCCAGCTACCCCTGGGGCTGCGACGCTTGTGTCCTCAAGCTCAAATTGCTATATTGCCCAAGGCGCACACTCGATCAGTCCATCGATGGTGACGTCTTCGGTCGAAAGGTGTGCGAGGGatggcggcgtcgcggtgCGACGTGACGCTGCTGTTCGCTGCACCACCGGATCACCATCAAGGGTAGAAAGGACCCACCCGGCGGGTAGGGTGGGTGAATCGGAAGTATTCACAACGAAGGAAGGTAGGCCGGTATCTTCCCGGACCAATTATGGTGCTGCAGTGATGCCTTCCGAGGGTTGCCAGGTAGTAAGGCGGCTTAAATATCATGGCTCTCGATCGGCACAGGACGAAACCAGCGATGTCTTTTGTCGTCAACCTGTGGACGGATGCACACAACCAGCAGCAGATTCAAACGCACGACCACTGGCCGTTCCACAGAGTGCGACTGGCATTGGGGGACATACCGGCAGTGAAGGGGAAGAGTCATCTGCAAGTTCTCGCATCCGGCAATCAGAGGCCAAGCTGGACGTGTCCCGCCCTGCTTCCCATGGTACGCCAGTTCTGCACAGACTGGCCAGCTTGCCCACCCATACCACTGGCGCGCAGGATGTAGCAGGAGATCATATAACTGACAGGGCAGCCCTCCCGAGGTTGTCGTGTTCTTCGCCACACGGTACCGAGGGAGCGCGGTCATCTCCTGCCGAAGGAACTACCACCACTACGCTCAGACGGTCGGCTCGTTTGGCCCGCCGACTCCTACTTTCGCCAACCCCAGAAAACTTCTCTAGGGCGCTCCGAACAAATCCAAGTTCGTCATCTCGCCGCAAGGACCGCGCAATTCCATTAGTGCCCTCAAGTCGGGTGTCACCAGCAGGCTTACCTGATGCGGCACCAGCGGCATCCAGCAACTCGCCGTTTCGAACGTTGGCCAGCCCACTATCTCCTCATGCTTCTCCACCTTCCCCCAAGGCCCTCCGAACCGCCCCCTCGGGGCGGATATCGCAGGCAGATCTGACAACTAGTTCTCAACACAGAATTTCACCCGCGCCGGTGTATGGATCGACCAATACCCTGCCCTCTCCTTCACGGTCCACAGTGCGTTCCAGCGTGCTTCAGGATGCAGCTAATTTGCAGCGTACCAGCCGAGAGCcattcgtcttcgccgcccagTCGCCGCCAGAGGGTCAACGAAATACGAACCCCAGTTCAAGTAGCCAGGACAATGTCGGATAA
- a CDS encoding hypothetical protein (encoded by transcript BESB_009560) yields the protein MRLKPLRAIAAFAAASLQFQDAILFDYARYGNCVRRLSSASSPAHGDAAFGPFAGVIGASVPITSNVETGNLQAHEPQQQIAQPSRPIRERQIHRYPVRESPSASLLRHTSDGRPRPGDETAPTNAERGSSVKQPATSNAPHETRESASQLTPAVGHPAARDTLPPPRSLTPPPQRPGRDGGVASGRACSASCAEDSKPSSAPRPAASTGAPVPTDHPSPASSGPESTHEEDLGPLIEKAFLDAGWSDDMSASDAVMFLSRSMLALRGGATQGHDDHASVSSTDSPRIAERPSTLANEPGLPFIHPPTSAVPGTGVNYSGALQVDTNSEREGRRRAASKTPASPLLGGSGVSSSTEKKLATSVNKPPRADASQGTRVTVPRLTPAVGHPAARDTLPPPRSLTPPPQSPGRDGGVASGRACSASCAEDSKPSSAPRPAASTGAPVPTDHPSPASSGPESTHEEDLGPLIEKAFLDAGWSDDMSASDAVMFLSRSMLALRGGATQGHDDHASVSSTDSPRIAERPSTLANEPGLPFIHPPTSAVPGTGVNYSGALQVDTNSEREGRRRAASKTPASPLLGGSGVSSSTEKKLATSVNKPPRADASQGTRVTVPRLTPAVGHPAARDTLPPPRSLTPPPQRPGRDGGVASGRACSASCAEDSKPSSAPRPAASTGAPVPTDHPSPASPGPESTHEEDLGPLIEKAFLDAGWSDDMSPSDAVTFLRQSVEALDVAGAGGHGMQESAKERWRVDRELEKGRTSRAGIGESSTGLVPGRGSGACTFDRCDGRMGESSASRRSTSGDLHSPTDARASLSTTMLGRSPGASSTAPVPQGFQGGTVTALAKLEQPALDVAAGTAPASAVPIVDLENRYAEPPICKYTSNSAQGNLSFKKLPGRLRLSSRKEESPKRIS from the exons ATGCGACTCAAGCCCCTGCGAGCAATCGCCGCTTTTgcggctgcgtctctgcagttTCAGGACGCGATTCTCTTCGACTACGCAAGATATGGCAATTGTGTGCGCCGGTTGAGTTCAGCATCATCGCCTGCACACGGGGATGCAGCGTTCGGGCCGTTCGCGGGGGTTATAGGCGCATCAG TGCCTATCACCTCCAACGTTGAAACAGGAAATCTGCAGGCACACGAACCGCAACAGCAAATCGCCCAGCCCTCGCGACCAATCCGCGAGAGACAAATCCATCGATACCCTGTTCGCGAGAGCCCCTCCGCGAGCCTGCTTCGCCACACGAGTGATGGAAGGCCCCGGCCAGGCGACGAGACTGCGCCGACGAACGCGGAGCGCGGTAGCTCAGTGAAACAACCTGCCACTTCAAATGCTCCCCACGAAACCCGCGAGTCTGCTTCTCAGCTCACGCCAGCTGTGGGCCACCCGGCAGCTCGCGACAcacttcctccgccgcgttctCTAACGCCACCGCCTCAGCGCCCGGGACGAGACGGGGGCGTGGCCAGCGGACGTGCGTGCTCTGCCTCGTGTGCCGAGGATTCTAAACCGAGCTCGGCGCCTCGACCTGCTGCGTCGACGGGGGCCCCCGTGCCAACTGACCACCCCTCCCCAGCATCGTCGGGTCCGGAGTCCACGCATGAGGAGGACCTGGGCCCTCTGATCGAGAAGGCGTTTCTTGATGCCGGATGGAGTGACGATATGAGCGCATCCGATGCGGTCATGTTTCTCAGTCGCTCAATGCTCGCCttgagggggggggcgacaCAAGGTCATGATGATCACGCAAGTGTTTCCAGCACCGATAGCCCCCGGATAGCAGAACGGCCTTCAACGCTCGCAAATGAACCAGGGTTACCCTTCATCCACCCGCCCACGTCAGCAGTGCCCGGCACTGGCGTCAACTACAGTGGCGCCCTACAGGTGGACACCaacagcgagcgcgaagggcgcaggcgggccGCCTCGAAGACGCCAGCTTCACCCCTGttgggcggcagcggcgtgtCGAGTTCGACAGAAAAAAAATTGGCCACCTCCGTGAACAAGCCTCCGCGAGCAGATGCTTCCCAAGGAACCCGTGTGACTGTCCCGCGGCTCACGCCGGCTGTGGGCCACCCGGCAGCTCGCGACAcacttcctccgccgcgttctCTAACGCCACCGCCTCAGAGCCCGGGACGAGACGGGGGCGTGGCCAGCGGACGTGCGTGCTCTGCCTCGTGTGCCGAGGATTCTAAACCGAGCTCGGCGCCTCGACCTGCTGCGTCGACGGGGGCCCCCGTGCCAACTGACCACCCCTCCCCAGCATCGTCGGGTCCGGAGTCCACGCATGAGGAGGACCTGGGCCCTCTGATCGAGAAGGCGTTTCTTGATGCCGGATGGAGTGACGATATGAGCGCATCCGATGCGGTCATGTTTCTCAGTCGCTCAATGCTCGCCttgagggggggggcgacaCAAGGTCATGATGATCACGCAAGTGTTTCCAGCACCGATAGCCCCCGGATAGCAGAACGGCCTTCAACGCTCGCAAATGAACCAGGGTTACCCTTCATCCACCCGCCCACGTCAGCAGTGCCCGGCACTGGCGTCAACTACAGTGGCGCCCTACAGGTGGACACCaacagcgagcgcgaagggcgcaggcgggccGCCTCGAAGACGCCAGCTTCACCCCTGttgggcggcagcggcgtgtCGAGTTCGACAGAAAAAAAATTGGCCACCTCCGTGAACAAGCCTCCGCGAGCAGATGCTTCCCAAGGAACCCGTGTGACTGTCCCGCGGCTCACGCCGGCTGTGGGCCACCCGGCAGCTCGCGACAcacttcctccgccgcgttctCTAACGCCACCGCCTCAGCGCCCGGGACGAGACGGGGGCGTGGCCAGCGGACGTGCGTGCTCTGCCTCGTGTGCCGAGGATTCTAAACCGAGCTCGGCGCCTCGACCTGCTGCGTCGACGGGGGCCCCCGTGCCAACTGACCACCCCTCCCCAGCATCGCCGGGTCCGGAGTCCACGCATGAGGAGGATCTGGGCCCTCTGATCGAGAAGGCGTTTCTTGATGCCGGATGGAGTGACGATATGAGCCCATCCGATGCGGTCACGTTTCTCAGGCAATCAGTTGAAGCACTGGATGTGGCAGGAGCCGGCGGTCATGGGATGCAGGAGAGTGCGAAGGAGCGTTGGCGTGTGGATAGAGAACTCGAAAAGGGGCGAACGAGCCGTGCGGGTATCGGTGAATCATCGACGGGGCTGGTGCCGGGCAGGGGAAGCGGTGCATGCACATTCGACAGATGCGATGGAAGAATGGGAGAGTCaagcgcgtctcggcgctcTACTAGTGGTGATTTACATTCGCCGACGGATGCTCGCGCATCGCTATCGACGACGATGTTGGGACGTAGTCCTGGCGCAAGCTCGACAGCGCCGGTACCGCAAGGCTTCCAGGGCGGCACGGTCACCGCCCTGGCAAAGCTAGAACAGCCAGCACTCGATGTCGCGGCGGGGACGGCACCTGCGTCCG CCGTCCCGATCGTCGACTTGGAAAACAGATACGCGGAGCCGCCAATCTGCAAATACACGTCCAACTCGGCGCAAGGCAACCTGTCCTTCAAAAAACTGCCCGGACGTCTTCGGCTCAGCTCCCGAAAGGAAGAAAGCCCGAAAAGGATTTCCTAG